A region from the Rhodamnia argentea isolate NSW1041297 chromosome 7, ASM2092103v1, whole genome shotgun sequence genome encodes:
- the LOC115743081 gene encoding protein COFACTOR ASSEMBLY OF COMPLEX C SUBUNIT B CCB2, chloroplastic isoform X1: protein MIRTGTSIHLSSPLPGRSRLAPGRETLPQSANQCRWMSTKRTRSSSTVDDGSSRGHLPWKRTLRKQRGRGKSAIFSLNASIRPHLSPPFRAERNTKRSRISARLGSDSETTSNERQLNLSVLRFTFGISGLDESYLPRWIGYGFGSLLLLNHFVGSDLANITPAQLRTEVLGLSLAAFSIILPYLGKFLPGAGPGNQVTLPEGNEQLFVMSESLSDTLKENLAWATYVLLRNTNTIAVLISIRGELCIRGYWRTPDDVSKGHVLDWFEEQIQKIGLSDLKDTLYFTQSPDFGFRELLPNGTRSLLVQPLLQVSDQEEYEMGRNEGFVVLFSSMSYAYSDKDRAWIKAVANKFTGRKGRNPPDAVEMYF, encoded by the exons ATGATAAGAACAGGAACATCCATCCACCTTTCATCCCCGTTAC CAGGTCGTTCACGTCTCGCACCAGGAAGGGAGACTCTCCCACAATCGGCGAACCAGTGTCGGTGGATGTCGACGAAGAGGACGAGGTCATCCTCGACTGTTGACGATG GAAGCAGCAGAGGCCATCTTCCTTGGAAACGCACACTGCGAAAGCAACGAGGGAGAGGAAAGAGCGCCATCTTCTCTTTGAACGCCTCGATTCGTCCGCATCTCTCCCCTCCGTTTCGCGCCGAAAGAAATACGAAACGGTCGCGAATTTCTGCTCGCCTCGGCAGCGACTCTGAAACCACCAGCAACGAGCGACAGCTCAACCTCTCTGTCCTTCGCTTCACTTTTG GCATATCTGGTTTGGACGAGTCGTACTTGCCTAGATGGATAGGGTATGGGTTTGGTTCGCTCTTGTTGTTGAATCACTTCGTGGGGTCGGATCTCGCCAATATAACCCCAGCTCAGCTG AGGACAGAGGTTCTGGGTCTTTCTTTGGCTGCATTCTCCATTATACTCCCTTATCTTGGAAAATTCCTTCCG GGTGCTGGTCCAGGGAATCAAGTCACATTGCCTGAAGGCAATGAGCAGCTCTTCGTCATGTCAGAAAGTCTGTCTGATACATTGAAGGAGAACTTGGCTTGGGCAACATATGTTCTATTGCGCAATACAAATACTATTGCTGTG TTAATATCAATCAGAGGCGAGCTATGTATACGTGGCTATTGGAGAACACCGGATGATGTATCTAAAGGTCACGTCCTTGATTGGTTTGAGGAACAGATACAGAAAATTGGCCTCTCTGATTTGAAGGATACACTCTATTTCACTCAGAGTCCAG ATTTTGGGTTTCGGGAATTGTTACCAAATGGGACGCGATCACTCTTGGTGCAGCCGCTGCTTCAAGTTTCAGATCAGGAGGAATACGAGATGGGGAGAAATGAAGGGTTTGTGGTCCTGTTCTCAAGCATGAGTTATGCTTATAGTGACAAAGACAGAGCCTGGATAAAAGCTGTTGCAAACAAGTTTACGG GGAGGAAAGGAAG
- the LOC115743081 gene encoding protein COFACTOR ASSEMBLY OF COMPLEX C SUBUNIT B CCB2, chloroplastic isoform X2 — translation MFICHMHWYKTGSSRGHLPWKRTLRKQRGRGKSAIFSLNASIRPHLSPPFRAERNTKRSRISARLGSDSETTSNERQLNLSVLRFTFGISGLDESYLPRWIGYGFGSLLLLNHFVGSDLANITPAQLRTEVLGLSLAAFSIILPYLGKFLPGAGPGNQVTLPEGNEQLFVMSESLSDTLKENLAWATYVLLRNTNTIAVLISIRGELCIRGYWRTPDDVSKGHVLDWFEEQIQKIGLSDLKDTLYFTQSPDFGFRELLPNGTRSLLVQPLLQVSDQEEYEMGRNEGFVVLFSSMSYAYSDKDRAWIKAVANKFTGRKGRNPPDAVEMYF, via the exons ATG TTCATATGTCACATGCATTGGTACAAAACAGGAAGCAGCAGAGGCCATCTTCCTTGGAAACGCACACTGCGAAAGCAACGAGGGAGAGGAAAGAGCGCCATCTTCTCTTTGAACGCCTCGATTCGTCCGCATCTCTCCCCTCCGTTTCGCGCCGAAAGAAATACGAAACGGTCGCGAATTTCTGCTCGCCTCGGCAGCGACTCTGAAACCACCAGCAACGAGCGACAGCTCAACCTCTCTGTCCTTCGCTTCACTTTTG GCATATCTGGTTTGGACGAGTCGTACTTGCCTAGATGGATAGGGTATGGGTTTGGTTCGCTCTTGTTGTTGAATCACTTCGTGGGGTCGGATCTCGCCAATATAACCCCAGCTCAGCTG AGGACAGAGGTTCTGGGTCTTTCTTTGGCTGCATTCTCCATTATACTCCCTTATCTTGGAAAATTCCTTCCG GGTGCTGGTCCAGGGAATCAAGTCACATTGCCTGAAGGCAATGAGCAGCTCTTCGTCATGTCAGAAAGTCTGTCTGATACATTGAAGGAGAACTTGGCTTGGGCAACATATGTTCTATTGCGCAATACAAATACTATTGCTGTG TTAATATCAATCAGAGGCGAGCTATGTATACGTGGCTATTGGAGAACACCGGATGATGTATCTAAAGGTCACGTCCTTGATTGGTTTGAGGAACAGATACAGAAAATTGGCCTCTCTGATTTGAAGGATACACTCTATTTCACTCAGAGTCCAG ATTTTGGGTTTCGGGAATTGTTACCAAATGGGACGCGATCACTCTTGGTGCAGCCGCTGCTTCAAGTTTCAGATCAGGAGGAATACGAGATGGGGAGAAATGAAGGGTTTGTGGTCCTGTTCTCAAGCATGAGTTATGCTTATAGTGACAAAGACAGAGCCTGGATAAAAGCTGTTGCAAACAAGTTTACGG GGAGGAAAGGAAG
- the LOC115742356 gene encoding probable transcriptional regulator SLK2: protein MVPSRATGGLTQSSSSSGIYYQGDGQSHTVVNSHLSSSFGNSSNSVPGTGRPNLGTVSGDMNNVVLNSVANSGPSVGASSLVTDANSALSGGPHLQRSASFNTDSYMRLPASPMSYSSNNVSLSASSVMDASSVAQQNSHPEQTPPVQQNQQQQQGASTATSLPAAQTGQVLLPMGARIPGSFIQDPNNLSQVQKKPRLDIKQEDIIQQQVLQQLLQRQDAMQLQGRNPQLQALLQQQRLRHHQQQFLQSMPQMQRAHLQQQQQQQQLQLRQQQLQQQGIQSMNAFKRPYDSGVCARRLMQYLYHQRQQTPVNAIAYWRKFVAEYYSPRAKKRWCLSLYDNVGQHALGVFPQAAMDAWHCDICGSKSGRGFEATFEVLPRLNEIKFGSGVLDELLFLDMPKEDRFPSGIMVLKYGKAVQESVYEQLRVVREGQLRITFANDLKILSWEFCARRHEELLPRRLVAPQVNQLVQVAQKCQSTIAESGADGVSQQDLQTNSNMVLTAGRQLAKSLELQSLNDLGFSKRYVRCLQISEVVNSMKDLIDFCRESKVGPVEGLKSYTQQASAAKLQIQKMQEMQQIANVQGLPTDRSTLNKLMALHPGINNHMGNNQHMVNRGALSGSAQAALALTSYQNMLMRQNSMNTSSNSLQQEASSCNHSNQNPPSTPAVLSGSMQKLPVSGYSSPHLTPQHPQQLQQRSGSSNSLLSPNHPQSSQGNQAFEHQMQQLFQEMSNNSSGQITNGNVAKNGVGYGINNAAPQAAASNVSGGAAGPAPSRTNSFKAASNSESSAAGGNDGFNQKGPDMPQGLHIQDDMVQDIAQEFTDGGFFNSDLDDTMGFGWKA, encoded by the exons ATGGTCCCATCACGAGCAACTGGAGGCTTGACCCAGTCTTCCTCGAGTTCAGGAATCTATTATCAAGGGGATGGACAGTCCCACACTGTAGTTAATTCTCACTTGAGCTCTTCGTTTGGTAATTCCTCTAATTCGGTGCCTGGAACTGGGCGTCCTAATCTAGGAACGGTTTCAGGGGACATGAACAATGTAGTTTTGAATAGTGTGGCAAACTCAGGTCCAAGTGTTGGGGCAAGCTCTTTGGTTACGGATGCTAATTCCGCGCTTTCAGGAGGGCCACATTTGCAGAGAAGTGCAAGTTTCAATACGGATTCGTACATGCGTTTGCCAGCATCACCAATGTCTTATTCTTCGAATAATGTCAGTTTATCAGCTTCATCAGTTATGGATGCATCCTCTGTAGCTCAGCAGAACTCTCATCCAGAACAGACTCCCCCAGTTCAACAGAATCAACAGCAACAACAAGGGGCTTCTACTGCTACATCATTACCCGCAGCACAAACTGGGCAAGTGTTATTGCCCATGGGTGCAAGAATTCCTGGCTCTTTCATTCAGGACCCAAATAATCTATCTCAGGTGCAGAAGAAACCGCGGTTAGACATTAAGCAAGAAGACATAATCCAGCAGCAGGTCTTACAGCAACTGTTGCAGAGACAGGATGCCATGCAGTTACAAGGGCGTAACCCTCAGTTGCAAGCATTGCTGCAGCAGCAAAGACTACGACACCACCAGCAACAGTTTCTTCAATCAATGCCACAAATGCAGAGGGCCCATttgcagcagcaacagcagcagcagcaacttcAGTTGAGgcagcagcagctgcagcaacagGGCATTCAATCAATGAATGCCTTTAAGCGCCCCTATGATAGTGGTGTATGTGCTCGTCGCCTGATGCAATATCTTTATCATCAGCGACAACAGACTCCG GTTAATGCTATTGCCTATTGGAGGAAGTTTGTGGCAGAATATTACTCACCTCGAGCAAAGAAAAGGTGGTGCTTGTCATTATATGACAATGTTGGACAACATGCCCTTGGTGTTTTTCCTCAGGCCGCTATG GATGCATGGCACTGCGACATATGTGGTTCCAAGTCTGGAAGGGGTTTTG AGGCCACTTTTGAAGTACTACCTAGGCTTAATGAAATCAAATTTGGCAGTGGTGTCCTTGATGAGCTTCTTTTTCTGGACATGCCTAAAGAAGACAGGTTTCCCTCGGGGATAATGGTGTTAAAGTATGGAAAAGCTGTTCAGGAGAGTGTGTATGAGCAACTTCGTGTTGTTCGTGAGGGTCAGCTTCGTATCACATTTGCTAATGATCTCAAG ATACTATCGTGGGAATTCTGTGCCCGTCGTCATGAAGAACTTCTTCCTCGGCGCTTGGTTGCCCCACAG GTAAATCAGTTGGTCCAGGTTGCGCAAAAGTGTCAGAGCACAATTGCGGAGAGTGGAGCTGATGGGGTCTCCCAACAGGATCTACAAACAAACAGTAACAT ggTCCTGACAGCAGGGCGTCAGCTTGCCAAGAGTCTGGAGTTGCAGTCACTCAATGACCTGggattttccaaaagatatgTGAGATGTTTGCAG ATCTCTGAAGTTGTCAACAGCATGAAGGATCTCATAGATTTCTGTCGGGAGAGCAAAGTTGGCCCTGTTG AGGGTTTGAAAAGTTACACTCAACAAGCCTCAGCTGCAAAACTCCAGATTCAGAAAATGCAAGAGATGCAGCAGATAGCAAATGTTCAGGGTCTGCCAACTGATCGCAGCACACTCAATAAGTTGATGGCTTTGCATCCTGGTATTAACAATCACATGGGTAATAACCAGCACATGGTCAATCGCGGAGCCTTAAGTGGTTCTGCACAAGCTGCCTTAGCTCTGACTAGTTACCAGAACATGTTAATGAGGCAGAACTCCATGAATACAAGCTCTAACTCCCTTCAACAAGAGGCATCTTCTTGCAACCATTCTAACCAGAACCCACCTTCTACGCCTGCTGTTTTATCTGGATCCATGCAGAAATTACCTGTCAGCGGCTACTCAAGCCCTCATCTCACTCCGCAGCATCCCCAGCAGTTGCAGCAGCGCTCGGGGAGCTCCAACAGTTTACTCTCCCCAAACCATCCTCAGTCTTCCCAAGGCAACCAAGCTTTCGAGCACCAGATGCAGCAGCTGTTCCAGGAGATGTCTAACAACAGTTCTGGTCAGATTACAAATGGAAATGTTGCAAAAAATGGCGTGGGATATGGGATTAATAATGCAGCACCACAAGCAGCTGCATCTAATGTCTCAGGTGGTGCTGCAGGGCCGGCTCCTAGTAGGACCAACAGCTTCAAAGCTGCTTCGAACAGCGAGTCCTCTGCGGCTGGTGGGAATGATGGTTTCAACCAGAAAGGGCCTGATATGCCTCAGGGTCTCCATATACAAGATGATATGGTTCAGGATATAGCCCAAGAGTTCACAGATGGGGGGTTTTTCAACAGCGATCTTGATGATACGATGGGCTTTGGATGGAAGGCATGA